The following proteins are encoded in a genomic region of Thalassophryne amazonica chromosome 5, fThaAma1.1, whole genome shotgun sequence:
- the zgc:152830 gene encoding putative aminopeptidase W07G4.4 isoform X1 — protein sequence MRRIYFCFCLSSIQPIEYTTDCSNQNFDGIVLVTQSHETLPSNLQCLKGPLQDYSSVDSGLGEEVVVLKVPGISGNRLVFASTGPVNRDYDDVRRFSDAAEKGIKRALKAGMQRPLLICPPHPAYEMSTLVAALGALHALYMPLELRELKVKPDDCKVHVLGLWVAEDSEGQKLVRLAEALESGRLACRDIGGSDPERMAAPRVADYVQELFKDSPVTIEVISDLKVLEKEYPCLSAVNRCANVVPRHQARVIKLQYSGEGPIQKTLMLVGKGITYDTGGADIKAGGFMAGMHRDKCGAAAVAGFFQILAKLKPKHLKVVGSMAMVRNSVGADCYVADELLVSRAGRRVRVGNTDAEGRMVMVDLLCEMKEKAVHEVSPQLFTIATLTGHAIRAMGPEYSIIMDNGLAHSNGNAAQWQKAGDVLGDVFEVSRIRREDYEFHKGKSEYEDILQCNNLPSSATPRGHQTPAAFLIMTSGLDKHGVDSDKPLPYSHIDIAGSSGPFPGMPTGAPILAMAVNYIPFST from the exons ATGAGAagaatttacttttgtttttgtctgtctagCATCCAGCCAATTGAATATACTACTGACTGCAGTAATCAGAA TTTTGATGGCATTGTGTTGGTGACCCAGAGCCATGAGACGCTGCCCTCCAACCTGCAGTGTCTGAAAGGTCCTCTGCAGGACTACAGCTCT GTGGACAGCGGTCTCGGGGAGGAGGTGGTGGTCCTGAAGGTGCCTGGCATATCTGGTAACAGACTGGTGTTTGCTTCCACCGGCCCAGTAAACAGAGACTATGATGATGTCAGGCGTTTCAGTGATGCAGCGGAAAAAGGCATCAAACG gGCTTTGAAAGCAGGCATGCAGCGCCCCCTGCTGATCTGCCCTCCTCACCCGGCCTATGAGATGAGTACACTGGTGGCTGCTCTCGGGGCTCTACATGCTCTGTACATG CCGCTGGAACTGAGGGAGCTGAAAGTGAAACCTGATGACTGCAAAGTGCATGTTCTGGGTCTGTGGGTGGCAGAGGATTCAGAGGGACAGAAACTGGTGCGACTGGCAGAGGCTTTGGAGAGTGGCAG ACTGGCGTGCCGTGATATTGGCGGCTCAGACCCCGAGCGTATGGCTGCTCCTCGTGTGGCTGATTATGTCCAGGAACTGTTCAAGGACAGCCCTGTGACG ATTGAAGTGATCAGCGACCTGAAGGTTCTGGAGAAGGAGTATCCCTGTTTGTCTGCAGTCAACCGTTGTGCCAATG TTGTGCCTCGTCACCAGGCCAGAGTTATCAAGCTGCAGTACTCTGGAGAGGGACCGATCCAAAAAACTCTCATGCTGGTGGGCaag GGTATCACGTATGACACGGGCGGAGCGGACATCAAGGCTGGTGGGTTCATGGCAGGGATGCACAGAGACAAGTGTGGAGCTGCTGCTGTCGCTGGATTCTTCCag ATCTTAGCCAAGCTGAAACCAAAACATCTGAAAGTTGTCGGCTCAATGGCGATGGTGAGGAACAGCGTGGGCGCAG ACTGCTATGTGGCCGATGAGCTGCTGGTTTCTCGTGCGGGTCGCAGAGTGCGTGTGGGAAACACTGATGCAGAGGGGCGCATGGTGATGGTCGACTTGCTCTGTGAAATGAAGGAGAAG GCGGTGCATGAAGTTTCGCCTCAACTCTTCACTATTGCTACTCTGACCGGTCATGCCATCAGGGCCATGGGACCTGAGTACTCT ATCATTATGGATAATGGACTGGCCCACAGCAACGGAAACGCCGCTCAGTGGCAGAAAG CTGGAGACGTGTTGGGTGATGTGTTTGAGGTGTCCAGGATTCGTCGAGAGGACTATGAGTTCCATAAGGGCAAATCTGAGTACGAGGACATTCTGCAGTGCAATAACCTGCCGTCCTCGGCTACTCCTCGAGGACATCAGACACCAGCCGCTTTCCTCATCATGACATCTGGTCTAGACAAG CACGGTGTGGATTCTGACAAGCCTTTGCCGTACTCCCACATTGACATTGCTGGGTCCAGTGGGCCGTTCCCCGGCATGCCAACAGGAGCACCCATCCTGGCCATGGCTGTGAACTACATCCCATTTAGCACCTAA
- the zgc:152830 gene encoding putative aminopeptidase W07G4.4 isoform X2 translates to MTTMFACIQPIEYTTDCSNQNFDGIVLVTQSHETLPSNLQCLKGPLQDYSSVDSGLGEEVVVLKVPGISGNRLVFASTGPVNRDYDDVRRFSDAAEKGIKRALKAGMQRPLLICPPHPAYEMSTLVAALGALHALYMPLELRELKVKPDDCKVHVLGLWVAEDSEGQKLVRLAEALESGRLACRDIGGSDPERMAAPRVADYVQELFKDSPVTIEVISDLKVLEKEYPCLSAVNRCANVVPRHQARVIKLQYSGEGPIQKTLMLVGKGITYDTGGADIKAGGFMAGMHRDKCGAAAVAGFFQILAKLKPKHLKVVGSMAMVRNSVGADCYVADELLVSRAGRRVRVGNTDAEGRMVMVDLLCEMKEKAVHEVSPQLFTIATLTGHAIRAMGPEYSIIMDNGLAHSNGNAAQWQKAGDVLGDVFEVSRIRREDYEFHKGKSEYEDILQCNNLPSSATPRGHQTPAAFLIMTSGLDKHGVDSDKPLPYSHIDIAGSSGPFPGMPTGAPILAMAVNYIPFST, encoded by the exons CATCCAGCCAATTGAATATACTACTGACTGCAGTAATCAGAA TTTTGATGGCATTGTGTTGGTGACCCAGAGCCATGAGACGCTGCCCTCCAACCTGCAGTGTCTGAAAGGTCCTCTGCAGGACTACAGCTCT GTGGACAGCGGTCTCGGGGAGGAGGTGGTGGTCCTGAAGGTGCCTGGCATATCTGGTAACAGACTGGTGTTTGCTTCCACCGGCCCAGTAAACAGAGACTATGATGATGTCAGGCGTTTCAGTGATGCAGCGGAAAAAGGCATCAAACG gGCTTTGAAAGCAGGCATGCAGCGCCCCCTGCTGATCTGCCCTCCTCACCCGGCCTATGAGATGAGTACACTGGTGGCTGCTCTCGGGGCTCTACATGCTCTGTACATG CCGCTGGAACTGAGGGAGCTGAAAGTGAAACCTGATGACTGCAAAGTGCATGTTCTGGGTCTGTGGGTGGCAGAGGATTCAGAGGGACAGAAACTGGTGCGACTGGCAGAGGCTTTGGAGAGTGGCAG ACTGGCGTGCCGTGATATTGGCGGCTCAGACCCCGAGCGTATGGCTGCTCCTCGTGTGGCTGATTATGTCCAGGAACTGTTCAAGGACAGCCCTGTGACG ATTGAAGTGATCAGCGACCTGAAGGTTCTGGAGAAGGAGTATCCCTGTTTGTCTGCAGTCAACCGTTGTGCCAATG TTGTGCCTCGTCACCAGGCCAGAGTTATCAAGCTGCAGTACTCTGGAGAGGGACCGATCCAAAAAACTCTCATGCTGGTGGGCaag GGTATCACGTATGACACGGGCGGAGCGGACATCAAGGCTGGTGGGTTCATGGCAGGGATGCACAGAGACAAGTGTGGAGCTGCTGCTGTCGCTGGATTCTTCCag ATCTTAGCCAAGCTGAAACCAAAACATCTGAAAGTTGTCGGCTCAATGGCGATGGTGAGGAACAGCGTGGGCGCAG ACTGCTATGTGGCCGATGAGCTGCTGGTTTCTCGTGCGGGTCGCAGAGTGCGTGTGGGAAACACTGATGCAGAGGGGCGCATGGTGATGGTCGACTTGCTCTGTGAAATGAAGGAGAAG GCGGTGCATGAAGTTTCGCCTCAACTCTTCACTATTGCTACTCTGACCGGTCATGCCATCAGGGCCATGGGACCTGAGTACTCT ATCATTATGGATAATGGACTGGCCCACAGCAACGGAAACGCCGCTCAGTGGCAGAAAG CTGGAGACGTGTTGGGTGATGTGTTTGAGGTGTCCAGGATTCGTCGAGAGGACTATGAGTTCCATAAGGGCAAATCTGAGTACGAGGACATTCTGCAGTGCAATAACCTGCCGTCCTCGGCTACTCCTCGAGGACATCAGACACCAGCCGCTTTCCTCATCATGACATCTGGTCTAGACAAG CACGGTGTGGATTCTGACAAGCCTTTGCCGTACTCCCACATTGACATTGCTGGGTCCAGTGGGCCGTTCCCCGGCATGCCAACAGGAGCACCCATCCTGGCCATGGCTGTGAACTACATCCCATTTAGCACCTAA
- the pcna gene encoding proliferating cell nuclear antigen, producing the protein MFEARLVQGSILKKVLEALKDLITEACWDVSSSGISLQSMDSSHVSLVQLTLRSDGFDSYRCDRNLAMGVNLSSMSKILKCAGNEDIITLRAEDNADTLALVFETLNQEKVSDYEMKLMDLDVEQLGIPEQEYSCVVKMPSGEFARICRDLSQIGDAVMISCAKDGVKFSASGELGTGNIKLSQTSNVDKEDEAVTIEMNEPVQLIFALNYLNFFTKATPLSKTVTLSMSADIPLVVEYKIADMGHIKYYLAPKIDEEAS; encoded by the exons ATGTTCGAGGCCCGGCTGGTCCAAGGCTCCATTCTGAAGAAGGTTCTGGAGGCGCTGAAGGATCTGATTACGGAGGCCTGCTGGGACGTCAGCTCCTCCGGGATCTCCCTGCAGAGTATGGACTCCTCTCACGTCTCCCTGGTGCAACTCACCCTGCGGAGTGACGGCTTCGACTCCTACCGCTGCGACAGGAACCTGGCTATGGGAGTCAACCTCAGCAG tATGTCAAAGATCCTGAAATGTGCAGGGAATGAAGACATCATCACGCTCAGAGCTGAAGACAATGCGGACACACTCGCTCTCGTCTTTGAGACACTGA ACCAAGAGAAAGTCTCAGATTATGAGATGAAGTTGATGGATTTGGATGTGGAGCAGCTTGGCATTCCA GAGCAAGAGTACAGCTGTGTGGTCAAAATGCCTTCTGGAGAGTTTGCGCGCATTTGCCGTGACCTGTCTCAGATTGGAGATGCTGTCATGATCTCCTGTGCCAAGGATGGGGTCAAGTTCTCTGCTTCAGGAGAGCTGGGCACCGGAAACATTAAGTTGTCCCAGACCAGCAACGTGGACAAAGAGGATGAGGCG gtcaCAATTGAAATGAATGAGCCTGTTCAGCTCATCTTTGCCCTTAATTACCTGAACTTCTTCACCAAGGCCACTCCTCTGTCCAAGACTGTCACCCTCAGCATGTCTGCAGACATTCCCCTCG TGGTTGAATACAAGATTGCAGATATGGGACACATCAAATATTATTTGGCACCGAAGATTGATGAAGAGGCTTCTTAA